Genomic DNA from Candidatus Sphingomonas phytovorans:
GACCCGCTCAGTCCGCATCCTCCGCGTCGGCGAGCAGGTGCGCCACACGCTGGCCGAGATCCTCGCGCGCGGCGACGTGCATGACGAGACGCTGGCGAAGCATGTCGTCACCGTCACCGAGGTGCGCATGTCGCCCGACCTGCGCCACGCCACCGTCTTCATCAAGCCGCTGCTCGGCAAGGACGAGGAAGCAGTGCTGAAGGCGCTGCGCACCAACACCGCCTATCTCCAGCGCGAGGTCGCCGCGCGGGTGAACACCCGCTACGCGGCCAAGCTGAAGTTCATCGCCGACGAAAGCTTCGACGAGGGCAGCCATATC
This window encodes:
- the rbfA gene encoding 30S ribosome-binding factor RbfA; its protein translation is MRPAETPETRSVRILRVGEQVRHTLAEILARGDVHDETLAKHVVTVTEVRMSPDLRHATVFIKPLLGKDEEAVLKALRTNTAYLQREVAARVNTRYAAKLKFIADESFDEGSHIDKLLRDPHVARDLEQDDEG